In a single window of the bacterium genome:
- a CDS encoding DUF2752 domain-containing protein produces MESVDPKVSFRRARLAAAATALIVLAAAWLYAPHVHDGPVICPFRLITGLPCPGCGLTRSFCAMAVGDWRDAFADNVFGPPLFALTLATPLLALTELWLGRALAWRRLMYDQRVAAVLCWAVGGVHAARLLWWGIDGTLWSDYFSRSWIVWVWRRFV; encoded by the coding sequence ATGGAATCGGTCGATCCCAAGGTCTCGTTCCGGCGGGCGCGGCTCGCGGCCGCGGCGACGGCGTTGATCGTCCTCGCCGCGGCGTGGCTCTACGCGCCGCACGTGCACGACGGCCCGGTGATCTGTCCCTTCCGGCTGATCACCGGACTCCCTTGTCCCGGATGCGGCCTGACCCGCTCGTTCTGCGCGATGGCCGTCGGCGACTGGCGGGACGCCTTCGCCGACAACGTCTTCGGCCCGCCGCTCTTCGCGCTGACGCTGGCGACGCCGCTTCTCGCGCTGACGGAACTGTGGCTCGGGCGCGCGCTCGCGTGGCGGCGGCTGATGTACGACCAGCGCGTCGCCGCCGTCCTCTGCTGGGCGGTCGGCGGCGTGCACGCCGCGCGGCTGCTCTGGTGGGGAATCGACGGAACGCTCTGGTCCGACTACTTCAGCCGCTCCTGGATCGTCTGGGTCTGGCGGCGGTTCGTCTAG